One part of the Granulicella arctica genome encodes these proteins:
- a CDS encoding nucleoside deaminase: protein MQGNPIFMQQAIALATENVLSDRGGPFGAVIVGDGKVIATGVNLVTATHDPTAHAEVTAIRNACAALKSFQLTGCQIYTSCEPCPMCLAAIYWARCEAIFYGNTAADAADTGFDDDMLYDEMTRPHGQRRITITSLLRDEALSSFSAWKAHATRIDY from the coding sequence ATGCAGGGCAATCCCATCTTTATGCAACAAGCCATCGCGTTGGCGACGGAGAACGTCCTCTCCGACCGCGGAGGCCCTTTCGGTGCCGTCATCGTAGGCGACGGCAAGGTCATCGCGACGGGCGTCAACCTCGTCACCGCGACCCACGACCCTACCGCCCACGCGGAGGTCACAGCGATCCGCAACGCCTGTGCCGCGCTCAAGAGCTTTCAGTTGACCGGCTGCCAGATCTATACCAGTTGCGAGCCGTGCCCGATGTGCCTCGCGGCAATCTATTGGGCACGTTGCGAGGCCATCTTCTACGGTAATACCGCTGCCGACGCAGCTGACACAGGCTTCGACGACGACATGCTCTATGACGAGATGACGCGCCCGCATGGGCAGCGCAGAATTACAATCACCAGTCTCCTCCGCGATGAGGCGCTCTCCAGCTTCTCTGCCTGGAAGGCCCACGCAACCCGTATCGACTACTGA
- a CDS encoding homoserine dehydrogenase, whose product MALKKVSKKKVAQPRKTAGTSSSIKVALLGFGTVGSAVARVLSARKFSGIELTHIFNRNAERKRTSPAARSVPDSVLWTESIEEILRSDVDIVIELMGGLNPVEGWLRKALTSGKSVVTANKQLIAYRGAKLARIAAQHNVQLVYGAAVAGGVPVIPGMLQGLCGDQITRLSGIVNGTCNFILSRMESGAAYATVLADAQHAGYAEADPSADVDGYDARAKLCILSRIALHAELDPDTVPTQSISTVEAIDFAYAKELSCTIRQVSQAELDGRTVHARVGPMLVPLSSPIAWSHGTQNMVVATGRFGGDTVFSGHGAGGDPTAVAVVSDLLAVAQRCATVQLPVRKRKVTSDFLAPHYLRFVVDDKPGIVSAISGALAKVGANIDSILQRPGHPKHRLPFVVTTEPCLTSTIEQALRSIARMDCILEPPLCLQMLTVDDKADDVEAVKEE is encoded by the coding sequence ATGGCACTCAAAAAAGTTTCAAAGAAGAAGGTCGCGCAGCCCCGCAAGACCGCAGGCACTTCCTCCAGCATCAAAGTGGCGCTCCTCGGCTTCGGAACCGTTGGCAGCGCTGTTGCGCGTGTCCTGAGCGCACGCAAGTTCTCGGGCATCGAACTTACTCACATCTTCAATCGCAATGCTGAGCGCAAGCGCACCTCTCCCGCAGCCAGGAGCGTGCCGGACTCCGTCCTTTGGACCGAGTCCATCGAGGAGATTCTCCGCTCCGATGTCGATATCGTCATCGAGCTGATGGGCGGCCTCAACCCCGTCGAAGGATGGTTGCGCAAGGCGCTCACTTCGGGCAAATCCGTCGTAACGGCGAACAAGCAGCTCATCGCCTATCGCGGCGCGAAGCTCGCCCGCATCGCCGCGCAGCACAACGTCCAACTCGTCTATGGAGCCGCCGTTGCGGGTGGCGTTCCCGTCATTCCCGGCATGTTGCAGGGGCTCTGCGGCGACCAGATCACGCGTTTGAGCGGTATCGTCAACGGTACCTGCAACTTCATTCTGAGCCGTATGGAGTCTGGAGCCGCGTACGCTACCGTCCTCGCCGATGCACAGCACGCAGGCTATGCCGAGGCTGATCCCTCCGCCGACGTAGACGGCTATGATGCTCGCGCCAAGCTCTGCATCCTCTCCCGCATTGCCTTGCACGCCGAGCTTGACCCCGACACCGTTCCCACCCAGAGCATCTCCACCGTCGAGGCTATCGACTTCGCCTACGCGAAGGAGCTCAGCTGCACCATCCGGCAGGTCTCTCAGGCCGAACTCGACGGCCGCACCGTCCACGCCCGCGTCGGACCCATGCTCGTGCCGCTCAGCTCGCCCATCGCCTGGTCGCATGGTACGCAGAATATGGTTGTCGCGACTGGTCGCTTCGGCGGCGACACGGTCTTCTCCGGCCACGGCGCAGGCGGCGATCCCACAGCCGTTGCCGTCGTCTCGGACCTGCTCGCCGTCGCCCAGCGCTGCGCTACGGTTCAGCTTCCTGTGCGTAAGCGCAAGGTGACCAGCGACTTCCTCGCACCGCACTACCTGCGCTTCGTCGTTGATGACAAGCCCGGCATCGTCTCCGCCATCTCCGGTGCGCTCGCCAAGGTCGGTGCCAACATCGATTCGATCTTGCAGCGCCCTGGTCATCCCAAGCACCGGCTGCCATTCGTCGTGACGACCGAGCCCTGCCTCACCTCGACGATTGAACAGGCCCTGCGCTCCATCGCTCGCATGGACTGCATCCTGGAACCACCGCTCTGCCTCCAGATGCTCACGGTGGATGACAAAGCGGATGATGTTGAGGCTGTAAAAGAGGAGTAG
- a CDS encoding TonB family protein: MRQIVSALRLGTLAGVCLLVQAGSAQNPTPVITAPNPPNTAAQQAKHYVVLVSLDGFRYDYPTKYGAPHLLALGAKGASAPDGMLPSYPSLTFPNHLAIITGLYPEHHGIVGNSFFDPSRDATYVYTQSKTNGDGSWYGGTPLWVLAEQQGMRSACLFWPGSEAEIGGKRPSYYLKYDNDLDDEKRIDQVIAWLQLPLEQRPHFITLYYPNVDHAGHNYGPDSDEVRAAVHHLDDMMGDLQIKLDALHLPIDLVVVADHGMAALKPDNVNLSDFANLSNFHTEGSLLYPKTDADAAKAYEEFKAHPDPRFSVYRRADVPANLHFNSNPREGDPVIVPNGPYTIRAHASLAGAETQLHVLRGGHGFDPHTMPEMKAIFFADGPDIRPATTVKPFENVNIYPFVAEMLGLTTPDIDGNIEVLQAALSGQEENPRSSIVGNVLPPTLTHSVEPHFTKEALKAKKSGSVLVQLWVGQDGLPSHLHLVKSLGYGLDEKAMEAISKYRFKPATEGGTPVTVVLNIEVNFKYFDHVWGPYFSRQN, encoded by the coding sequence ATGCGTCAGATCGTCTCGGCACTTCGTCTCGGCACGCTCGCTGGAGTTTGTCTCCTCGTGCAAGCTGGCAGCGCACAGAATCCGACGCCGGTCATCACCGCGCCGAATCCACCGAACACTGCGGCCCAGCAGGCGAAGCACTATGTCGTCCTCGTCTCGCTCGACGGCTTTCGCTACGACTATCCCACGAAGTACGGCGCGCCACACCTGCTAGCCCTTGGCGCGAAGGGTGCGAGCGCGCCAGACGGGATGCTGCCGTCCTATCCGTCGCTCACCTTCCCCAACCACCTCGCCATCATCACCGGTCTCTATCCGGAGCACCACGGCATCGTGGGTAACAGCTTCTTCGATCCCTCTCGCGACGCCACCTACGTCTACACGCAATCGAAGACCAATGGCGATGGGAGTTGGTACGGCGGCACGCCCCTCTGGGTGTTGGCCGAGCAGCAGGGAATGCGATCGGCTTGTCTCTTCTGGCCCGGCTCCGAAGCGGAGATCGGTGGCAAGCGCCCCAGCTATTACCTGAAGTACGACAATGATCTGGACGACGAGAAACGCATCGATCAGGTTATTGCGTGGCTACAGCTTCCGCTGGAGCAGCGCCCGCACTTCATCACCCTCTACTACCCGAACGTCGATCACGCCGGCCACAACTACGGCCCCGACTCCGATGAGGTCCGCGCCGCCGTTCACCACCTTGACGACATGATGGGCGATCTCCAGATCAAGCTCGATGCGCTGCACCTGCCCATCGATCTCGTCGTGGTCGCCGATCACGGCATGGCCGCTCTCAAGCCCGATAACGTGAACCTGTCCGACTTCGCCAACCTGAGCAACTTCCACACCGAAGGATCACTGCTCTATCCCAAGACCGACGCGGATGCAGCCAAGGCATACGAAGAGTTCAAGGCGCACCCCGATCCGCGCTTCAGCGTCTATCGTCGCGCAGACGTCCCCGCCAACCTGCACTTCAACTCCAACCCGCGCGAGGGCGATCCGGTCATCGTCCCCAACGGGCCGTACACCATCCGTGCCCACGCCTCGCTCGCAGGAGCAGAGACGCAACTCCACGTCCTGCGCGGAGGCCACGGCTTCGACCCGCACACCATGCCCGAGATGAAGGCGATCTTCTTCGCAGATGGTCCCGATATCAGGCCAGCCACTACCGTGAAGCCCTTCGAAAATGTGAATATCTACCCATTTGTCGCAGAGATGTTAGGTCTGACAACACCAGATATTGACGGTAACATTGAGGTTTTGCAGGCTGCTCTTTCTGGTCAAGAGGAAAATCCAAGGTCCTCCATAGTTGGTAATGTTCTTCCCCCTACTCTTACCCATTCCGTAGAGCCTCATTTCACCAAGGAAGCCTTGAAGGCAAAGAAAAGCGGTAGCGTCTTGGTTCAATTGTGGGTCGGGCAAGATGGCTTACCCAGTCACCTGCACTTGGTGAAATCTCTGGGGTATGGACTCGATGAAAAAGCAATGGAGGCCATTAGCAAGTACCGTTTCAAGCCTGCAACAGAGGGTGGTACTCCAGTCACCGTGGTGCTGAATATTGAGGTCAACTTCAAGTACTTTGATCATGTGTGGGGTCCCTACTTTTCCCGTCAAAACTAA
- the moeB gene encoding molybdopterin-synthase adenylyltransferase MoeB produces MATLTEVATEKELPKLTNDEIARYSRHLILPEVGMEGQQKLKAAKVLCVGTGGLGSPLALYLAAAGIGTLGLIDFDTVDDSNLQRQIIHSTGTVGMLKVDSAEIMLKGLNPKLNVVKYNTMLTSANALEIFKDFDIIADGTDNFQTRYLVNDACVLLNKPNAYGSIFRFEGQASVFATKEGPCYRCLYPEPPPPGLVPSCAEGGVLGILPGLVGVIQATEVIKLIIGIGEPLIGRLLLVDTLGMNFRALKLRKNPECPVCGPNPTVTELIDYDQFCGIEKPTGNGPLEVAQNKAVADKPVVDGIPQITVEELKRKLDAKEDIFVLDVREPHEYPIANLGAPLIPVGELANRVGELSAQKDREVVVHCRSGARSQKAAVILKQARFTNVSNVTGGILAWAEKIDPTMAKY; encoded by the coding sequence ATGGCAACTTTAACCGAAGTGGCAACAGAAAAAGAACTTCCGAAGCTGACAAACGATGAGATCGCACGCTACTCGCGGCACCTGATTCTTCCCGAGGTCGGGATGGAGGGCCAGCAGAAGCTGAAGGCGGCGAAGGTGTTGTGTGTGGGCACGGGCGGCCTAGGTTCTCCGCTGGCGCTGTACCTTGCGGCGGCAGGCATCGGCACGCTAGGACTGATCGATTTTGATACGGTCGACGACAGCAACCTGCAACGGCAGATCATCCACTCGACCGGCACCGTCGGCATGCTGAAGGTTGACTCGGCAGAGATCATGCTGAAGGGTCTGAACCCGAAGCTGAACGTGGTCAAGTACAACACGATGCTGACCAGCGCCAACGCGCTTGAGATCTTCAAGGACTTCGACATCATCGCGGACGGGACGGACAACTTCCAGACGCGCTACCTGGTCAACGATGCGTGTGTGCTGCTGAACAAGCCAAACGCGTATGGCTCGATCTTCCGGTTCGAGGGACAGGCCAGCGTCTTCGCGACGAAGGAAGGCCCGTGCTATCGCTGCCTGTATCCAGAGCCGCCACCGCCGGGACTTGTTCCCTCGTGCGCCGAGGGTGGCGTGCTTGGCATTTTGCCGGGACTCGTCGGCGTGATCCAGGCGACGGAGGTCATCAAGCTGATTATTGGCATCGGCGAGCCGCTGATTGGACGCCTGCTGCTGGTGGACACGCTTGGAATGAACTTCCGCGCGCTGAAGCTGCGCAAGAATCCGGAGTGCCCGGTGTGCGGACCGAACCCAACGGTGACCGAACTGATCGACTACGACCAGTTCTGCGGCATCGAAAAGCCGACGGGTAATGGACCGCTCGAAGTGGCACAGAACAAGGCTGTCGCCGACAAGCCGGTCGTGGATGGGATTCCTCAGATCACGGTCGAAGAGCTGAAGCGCAAGCTGGATGCGAAGGAGGATATCTTCGTGCTGGATGTGCGTGAGCCGCATGAGTATCCGATTGCGAACCTCGGCGCTCCACTGATTCCGGTCGGCGAACTGGCGAATCGCGTCGGCGAACTCTCTGCGCAGAAGGATCGCGAGGTTGTCGTCCACTGCCGTTCGGGTGCGCGCAGCCAGAAGGCTGCGGTCATCCTGAAACAGGCCAGGTTCACCAATGTCAGCAATGTGACGGGCGGGATTCTGGCTTGGGCAGAGAAGATCGATCCGACGATGGCGAAGTACTAG
- a CDS encoding MoaD/ThiS family protein: MKIHIPTPLRSYTGGHETISANGSTVSAALEQLVTEHPAMRQHLFTPEGKLRSFVNLYLNDDDIRYLPAKEETAASDADELTIIPSIAGGANS, from the coding sequence ATGAAGATTCACATTCCCACTCCGCTACGGTCGTACACCGGCGGACACGAGACCATCAGCGCCAATGGCAGCACGGTGAGCGCGGCTCTGGAGCAGCTTGTAACGGAACATCCGGCGATGCGGCAGCACTTGTTTACCCCGGAGGGTAAGCTGCGGTCGTTCGTCAATCTGTATCTGAACGACGACGATATCCGCTACCTGCCTGCGAAGGAAGAGACCGCCGCCTCCGATGCGGATGAGCTGACAATCATCCCGTCGATTGCGGGTGGAGCGAATTCGTAA
- a CDS encoding Mov34/MPN/PAD-1 family protein, producing MLRIHYAEYEALRAHGEETYPHECCGVLLGKNEAGAGNHVRQIVRAGNTRTDSAHNRYNIAPQELVKIQRQARGLGLDIVGFYHSHPDHPAQWSQTDIAEAHWLACSYIITSVEKGKAVLTNSFLLTGTSEDDKRFEDESIQIDMAAKEKERGQA from the coding sequence ATGTTGCGGATTCATTATGCAGAGTATGAGGCGTTGCGAGCACATGGCGAGGAGACGTATCCCCATGAGTGTTGCGGCGTCCTGCTCGGCAAGAACGAGGCCGGTGCCGGCAACCATGTGCGCCAGATTGTGCGAGCAGGCAACACGCGCACGGACTCCGCGCACAACCGCTACAACATCGCGCCGCAGGAGCTGGTAAAGATCCAACGGCAGGCACGCGGGCTGGGGCTCGACATCGTAGGCTTCTACCACTCGCATCCGGATCATCCGGCGCAGTGGTCGCAGACGGATATCGCTGAGGCGCACTGGCTGGCCTGTTCGTACATCATTACGAGCGTGGAGAAGGGCAAGGCCGTACTGACGAACTCGTTTCTGCTGACCGGCACAAGCGAGGACGACAAGCGCTTTGAGGATGAAAGTATCCAGATCGACATGGCAGCAAAAGAAAAGGAAAGAGGACAGGCATGA